One window from the genome of Montipora foliosa isolate CH-2021 chromosome 5, ASM3666993v2, whole genome shotgun sequence encodes:
- the LOC138003581 gene encoding uncharacterized protein yields MSQGLSIEAEDIFSQSKEALDITLLGSEWNSSAGGLSTLNRELAIHLSQQPNVRVSVLVPEGACRDEDKKAARSFGINLLDARRQPGFSEPLDWLCFPPQDHKIDVVFGHGVKLGRQVTFIKRSPQYQNCKWVQMVHTAPEDLSKYKGCAYATSRGEQKHWNEVGLCKYADLVVPVGPRLKKAYSSYLQGCKMDENIFEIVPGLFNREFGALVQQAKVESDNDFIVLLYGRGDDEDFELKGYDIAVKAFADQRLKGKRYYLLFVGAPDGKQGEVRRRLLNYGITDEQLTVRKLVPSRARMKDLFCEVDLFIMPSRSVGFGLVALEALSAGLPILVGSNSGFAEALEAIDFGDTCIVHSDDPARWAKEIVSVRANHQKRLVEMTCIRESYEDMFSWKEQCAKLVEKLWNMVHVLLLSVFLDISTLCSPNGTTGLEHHALKLEEPEESVKEGAMKTRIYDCPSVGIDVLSQEASFEAGDVFAQSKEALDITLLGSEWNSSDGGLSTLNRELAIHLSQQPNVRVSVLVPEGACRDKDKKAARSFGINLLDAGRQPGFSEPLDWLCFPPQDHKIDVVFGHGVKLGRQVTFIKRSPQFQNCKWVQMVHTAPRALRKYGGYDNPTLSGGHWDEVGLCKYADLVVPVGPRLKKAYSSYLDKKDENIFEIVPGLFNWKFGGLVQKAKVENDDNFKVLLCGRGVDEDFELKGYDFAVTAFADQCLIGKRYYLLFVGAPDGKQDEVRRRLLNYGIPNEQLIVRKLVPSRARMKDLFCEVDLFIMPSRAAEFDVLALEALSAGLPILVRSNSGFARALEAIHFGGTCIVHSDDPARWAKEIANVRAKHQKRLVEMTPIRESYEEKFSWKEQCGKLVEKLWNMVHGLEHHALKLEEPEESAEEGPIKTRIYDCPSVGIDALTQEVSFEAGDVFAQSKEALDITLLGSEWNSSAGGLSTLNRELAIHLSQQPNVRVSVLVPEGACRDEDKKAAQRFGINLLVAGRQPGFSEPLDWLCFPPQDHKIDVVFGHGVKLGRQVAVIKRSPQFQNCKWVQMVHTAPEDLSKYNPFLRAEQKLWDEVGLCKYADLVVPVGPRLKRAYSSYLQGWKKDENIFEIVPGLFNREFGDLVQQAKLESDDGFIVLLCGRGDDEDFELKGYDIAVKAFADQRLKGKRYYLLFVGAPDGKQDEVRRRLLSCGIMDKQLKLRKFEQSRAIMKNLFCEVDLFIMPSRSAGFGLVALEALSAGLPILVGSNSGFARALEAIPFGGRCIVPSNDPARWAKEIASVRARGQERLGEMTFIRESYKEKFRWKEQCANLVEKLWNMVHGLEHHALKLEKPEESVEEGPIKTRIYDCPSGGIDVLSQEVSFEAEDIFAQSKEALDITLLGSEWNSSAGGLSTLNRELAIHLSQQPNVRVSVLVPEGACRYEDRKAAQSFGINLLDAERQAGFSEPLDWLCFPPQDHKIDVVFGHGVKLGRQVTFMKRSPQFQNCKWVQMVHTAPEDLSKYNPLLRAEQKLGDEVGLCKYADLVVPVGPRLKRAYSSYLQGWKKDENIFEIVPGLFNREFGDLVQQAKLESDDGFIVLLCGRGEDEDFELKGYDIAVKAFADQRLKGKRYYLLFVGAPDGKQDKVRRRLLNCGITDEQLTVRKFVQSRARMKDLFCEVDLFIMPSRSAGFGLVALEALSAGLPILVGRNSGFAGALEAIDYGDRCIVHSDDPARWATEIASVRANHQKRLGEMTFIRESYKEKFSWKEQCANLVEKLWKMVHGIVLISSSPNNNYDISDNSVIDTAVAVDDGSDDEVGDGEGKEEEGEGNKQEGDQEVLDEEKELGGNEDEVSLEAEGIDTLGQGHHEQEDNIGDNNGGDVGEGVIQPLLKALKLEQHEPEKSVEEDPVKTRIYEGIVTSVGIHLDLKLGAVHLTFPPDAVSEPTTIMVHRWKCNALSPPLGEHEAVVSNVIEISTKTDAEAFEFNNEVKLALSHSAPDLKGYELVIKRLTDASTNDWEDVDGSEDYRCLSDIVDDYPPPIDIPDFAFPVVQADITECSTYAVVCRLRLSPAYTITVNGGTFSHPDYPDVTIAVPKKSVPIKTKLPLQLKVQEVLQDEFDGLDLCSGPILRILGSPSAEFLRPVTIQLPISHGRDPEYIADSSDCRVRIFFLSSDEESTKWIEITSDLENPPCFDGNFVKFQVRRFSKYTCFVHWKEEIRSSASRIISYLSSLIWNQPREANFCAYFQPTERLNSQDILFLICCPVHLREIVKQEHDKEGIKSCHVSSRRKMIPGQDKAFVFVSGGMRAVSSKGTEGFYLRLNGDARFDAQLEVRVISDQEYCKVEFCSTGETTGKNLLCNLLLKPPTLTVYHQKRKKRYFDKIISLPEEGGEDLLEENVTLAAKRLKVSPGCGNLENNSSPHPEVSPRSCTASSPEITERETRFRETLEWLSRNLMSWEPLARRLGFNDGEIKGFDEDNQGSAKKAFDMLRTWKQKKGSDATYSVLCAALSHELVGRKDLAEEVIKL; encoded by the exons ATGTCACAAGGACTTTCTATTGAAGCAGAGGATATTTTTTCCCAAAGCAAGGAAGCACTGGACATTACTCTTTTAGGGAGTGAATGGAATTCATCGGCTGGGGGGTTGTCAACATTAAACAGAGAGCTTGCAATTCATCTGTCACAACAGCCAAATGTGAGAGTTTCTGTGTTGGTCCCAGAGGGTGCTTGCAGAGATGAAGACAAAAAGGCAGCCCGAAGTTTTGGGATCAATCTTCTTGATGCACGGCGACAACCTGGCTTCAGTGAACCTCTTGACTGGTTGTGCTTCCCACCCCAAGATCACAAAATAGATGTTGTCTTTGGCCATGGTGTAAAGCTTGGCCGGCAAGTTACTTTTATAAAACGTTCTCCACAATATCAAAATTGTAAATGGGTGCAAATGGTGCATACTGCTCCAGAAGACCTCAGCAAATACAAAGGTTGTGCTTATGCTACTTCAAGGGGAGAGCAGAAGCACTGGAATGAGGTTGGTCTTTGCAAATATGCTGACCTTGTTGTTCCAGTGGGACCAAGACTTAAAAAGGCTTACTCGTCCTATTTGCAGGGGTGTAAGATGGATgagaatatttttgaaatagttccgGGTCTATTTAATAGGGAATTTGGGGCTTTAGTGCAACAGGCTAAGGTTGAGAGTGATAAcgattttattgtgttgttGTATGGGCGAGGAGATGATGAAGACTTTGAGCTGAAGGGATATGACATTGCTGTTAAGGCATTTGCTGATCAACGCCTGAAAGGAAAACGTTATTATCTTTTGTTTGTGGGTGCCCCTGATGGGAAGCAGGGTGAGGTCAGGAGAAGACTTCTCAACTATGGAATTACTGATGAGCAGCTGACAGTGAGAAAACTTGTACCGAGCCGGGCAAGAATGAAGGATCTTTTTTGTGAAGTCGATCTGTTTATCATGCCTTCAAGATCAGTGGGATTTGGTCTTGTAGCCCTTGAAGCTCTATCAGCCGGTTTACCTATTCTTGTGGGAAGTAATTCAGGATTTGCAGAAGCGTTGGAAGCAATTGACTTTGGAGACACATGTATAGTTCACTCAGATGATCCTGCCAGATGGGCAAAAGAAATTGTTAGTGTCAGAGCTAACCATCAAAAGCGACTTGTTGAGATGACCTGCATAAGAGAATCTTATGAAGACATGTTCAGTTGGAAGGAACAGTGTGCAAAACTCGTGGAGAAACTGTGGAACATGGTTCATG TTTTGCTATTGAgtgtatttctggacatttCGACCCTGTGCTCGCCCAACGGAACCACTG GATTGGAGCACCACGCATTGAAGCTGGAGGAACCAGAAGAATCAGTCAAGGAAGGCGCAATGAAGACACGAATATACGA TTGTCCGTCAGTTGGAATTGATGTCTTGTCACAAGAAGCATCCTTTGAAGCAGGGGATGTTTTTGCCCAAAGCAAGGAAGCACTGGACATTACTCTTTTAGGGAGTGAATGGAATTCATCGGATGGGGGGTTGTCAACGTTAAACAGAGAGCTTGCAATTCATTTGTCACAACAGCCAAATGTGAGAGTTTCTGTGTTGGTCCCAGAGGGTGCTTGCAGAGATAAAGACAAAAAGGCAGCCCGAAGTTTTGGGATCAATCTTCTTGATGCAGGGCGACAACCTGGCTTCAGTGAACCTCTTGACTGGTTGTGCTTCCCACCCCAAGATCACAAAATAGATGTTGTTTTTGGCCATGGTGTAAAACTTGGCCGGCAAGTTACTTTTATAAAACGTTCTCCACAATTCCAAAATTGTAAATGGGTGCAAATGGTGCATACTGCTCCAAGAGCCCTCAGGAAATACGGAGGCTATGATAATCCTACTTTAAGTGGTGGGCACTGGGATGAGGTTGGTCTTTGCAAATATGCTGACCTTGTTGTTCCAGTGGGACCAAGACTTAAAAAGGCTTACTCGTCCTATTTGGATAAGAAGGATgagaatatttttgaaatagttccgGGTCTATTTAATTGGAAATTTGGGGGTTTGGTTCAAAAGGCCAAAGTTGAGAATGATGATAATTTCAAGGTGTTGTTGTGTGGGCGTGGAGTTGATGAGGACTTTGAGCTGAAGGGATATGACTTTGCTGTTACGGCATTTGCTGATCAATGCCTGATAGGAAAACGTTATTATCTTTTGTTTGTGGGTGCCCCTGATGGAAAGCAGGATGAGGTCAGGAGAAGACTTCTCAACTATGGAATTCCTAATGAGCAGCTGATAGTGAGAAAACTTGTACCGAGCCGGGCAAGAATGAAGGATCTCTTTTGTGAAGTCGATCTTTTTATCATGCCTTCAAGAGCAGCGGAATTTGATGTTTTAGCCCTTGAAGCTCTATCAGCCGGTTTACCAATTCTTGTGAGAAGTAATTCAGGATTTGCAAGAGCTTTAGAGGCGATTCACTTTGGAGGTACATGCATAGTTCACTCAGATGATCCTGCCAGATGGGCAAAAGAAATTGCTAATGTCAGAGCTAAACATCAAAAGCGACTTGTTGAGATGACCCCCATAAGGGAATCGTATGAAGAAAAGTTCAGTTGGAAGGAACAGTGTGGAAAACTCGTGGAGAAACTGTGGAACATGGTTCATG GATTGGAGCACCACGCACTGAAGCTGGAGGAACCAGAAGAATCAGCCGAGGAAGGCCCAATTAAGACACGAATATACGA TTGTCCGTCAGTTGGAATTGATGCCTTGACACAAGAAGTATCTTTTGAAGCAGGGGATGTTTTTGCCCAAAGCAAGGAAGCACTGGACATTACTCTTTTAGGGAGTGAATGGAATTCATCGGCTGGGGGGTTGTCAACATTAAACAGAGAGCTTGCAATTCATCTGTCACAACAGCCAAATGTGAGAGTTTCTGTGTTGGTCCCAGAGGGTGCTTGCAGAGATGAAGACAAAAAGGCGGCCCAAAGGTTTGGGATCAATCTTCTTGTTGCAGGGCGACAACCAGGCTTCAGTGAACCTCTTGACTGGTTGTGCTTCCCACCCCAAGATCACAAAATAGATGTTGTTTTTGGTCACGGTGTAAAACTTGGCCGGCAAGTTGCGGTCATAAAACGTTCTCCGCAATTCCAAAATTGTAAATGGGTGCAAATGGTGCATACTGCTCCAGAAGACCTCAGCAAATACAATCCTTTTTTAAGGGCAGAGCAGAAGCTCTGGGATGAGGTTGGTCTTTGCAAATATGCTGACCTTGTTGTTCCAGTGGGACCAAGACTTAAAAGGGCTTACTCGTCCTATTTGCAGGGTTGGAAGAAGGATgagaatatttttgaaatagttccgGGTCTATTTAACAGGGAATTTGGGGATTTAGTACAACAGGCCAAACTTGAGAGTGATGATGGTTTTATTGTGTTGTTGTGTGGGCGAGGAGATGATGAGGACTTTGAGCTGAAGGGATATGACATTGCTGTTAAGGCATTTGCTGATCAACGCCTGAAAGGAAAACGTTATTATCTTTTGTTTGTGGGTGCCCCTGATGGGAAGCAGGATGAGGTCAGGAGAAGACTTCTCAGTTGTGGAATTATGGATAAGCAGCTGAAGTTGCGAAAATTTGAACAGAGCCGGGCAATAATGAAGAATCTCTTTTGTGAAGTCGATCTTTTTATCATGCCTTCAAGATCAGCGGGATTTGGTCTTGTAGCCCTTGAAGCCCTATCAGCCGGTTTACCAATTCTCGTGGGAAGTAATTCAGGATTTGCAAGAGCGTTAGAGGCGATTCCCTTTGGAGGTAGATGCATAGTTCCCTCAAATGATCCTGCCAGATGGGCAAAAGAGATTGCAAGTGTCAGAGCTAGAGGTCAAGAGCGACTTGGTGAGATGACCTTCATAAGAGAATCTTATAAAGAAAAGTTCCGTTGGAAGGAACAGTGTGCAAATCTCGTGGAGAAACTGTGGAACATGGTTCATG GATTGGAGCATCACGCACTGAAGCTGGAGAAACCAGAGGAATCAGTCGAGGAAGGCCCAATTAAGACACGAATATACGA TTGTCCGTCAGGTGGAATTGATGTCTTGTCACAAGAAGTATCTTTTGAAGCAGAGGATATTTTTGCCCAAAGCAAGGAAGCACTGGACATTACTCTTTTAGGGAGTGAATGGAATTCATCGGCTGGGGGGTTGTCAACATTAAACAGAGAGCTTGCAATTCATCTGTCACAACAGCCAAATGTGAGAGTTTCTGTGTTGGTCCCAGAGGGTGCTTGCAGATATGAAGATAGAAAGGCAGCCCAAAGTTTTGGGATCAATCTTCTTGATGCAGAGCGACAAGCTGGCTTTAGTGAACCTCTTGACTGGTTGTGCTTCCCACCCCAAGATCACAAAATAGATGTTGTTTTTGGCCATGGTGTAAAACTTGGCCGGCAAGTTACTTTTATGAAACGTTCTCCACAATTCCAAAATTGTAAATGGGTGCAAATGGTGCATACTGCTCCAGAAGACCTCAGCAAATACAATCCTCTTTTAAGGGCAGAGCAGAAGCTCGGGGATGAGGTTGGTCTTTGCAAATATGCTGACCTTGTTGTTCCAGTGGGACCAAGACTTAAAAGGGCTTACTCGTCCTATTTGCAGGGTTGGAAGAAGGATgagaatatttttgaaatagttccgGGTCTATTTAACAGGGAATTTGGGGATTTAGTACAACAGGCCAAACTTGAGAGTGATGATGGTTTTATTGTGCTGTTGTGTGGGCGAGGAGAGGATGAGGACTTTGAGCTGAAGGGATATGACATTGCTGTTAAGGCATTTGCTGATCAACGCCTGAAAGGAAAACGTTATTATCTTTTGTTTGTTGGTGCCCCTGATGGGAAGCAGGATAAGGTCAGGAGAAGACTTCTCAACTGTGGAATTACTGATGAGCAGCTGACAGTGCGAAAATTTGTACAGAGCCGGGCAAGAATGAAGGATCTCTTTTGTGAAGTCGATCTTTTCATCATGCCTTCAAGATCAGCAGGATTTGGTCTTGTAGCCCTTGAAGCTCTATCAGCCGGTCTACCAATTCTTGTGGGAAGAAACTCAGGATTTGCAGGAGCGTTAGAAGCGATTGACTATGGAGACAGATGCATAGTACACTCAGATGATCCTGCCAGATGGGCAACAGAAATTGCTAGTGTCAGAGCTAACCATCAAAAGCGACTTGGTGAGATGACCTTCATAAGAGAATCTTATAAAGAAAAGTTCAGTTGGAAGGAACAGTGTGCAAATCTCGTGGAGAAACTGTGGAAGATGGTTCATGGTATTGTACTTATTT CATCGAGTCCGAACAACAACTACGATATAAGCGATAATAGCGTCATCGACACTGCTGTTGCTGTTGATGACGGTAGCGACGATGAAGTTGGTGATGGAGAAGGGAAGGAGGAGGAAGGGGAAGGGAACAAGCAAGAGGGGGACCAGGAGGTGCTTGATGAGGAGAAAGAACTTGGAGGAAATGAAGATGAAGTATCTCTTGAAGCAGAGGGGATTGACACGCTAGGACAAGGGCACCACGAGCAGGAAGATAACATTGGCGACAACAATGGCGGTGATGTTGGCGAAGGGGTGATTCAGCCGTTACTGAAAGCTTTGAAACTGGAACAGCACGAACCAGAAAAATCAGTCGAGGAAGACCCAGTCAAGACACGAATATACGA AGGAATAGTGACAAGCGTGGGTATCCATTTGGACCTTAAACTTGGAGCCGTTCACCTTACATTCCCCCCAGATGCTGTGTCTGAGCCCACCACAATAATGGTCCACAGATGGAAATGTAATGCCCTTTCACCACCCCTCGGGGAGCACGAAGCCGTCGTGAGCAATGTGATCGAAATATCTACCAAAACGGATGCCGAGGCTTTTGAATTCAACAACGAAGTGAAACTGGCTCTTTCACACAGTGCTCCAGATCTGAAAGGCTACGAACTGGTGATTAAAAGGCTGACCGATGCTTCAACTAATGATTGGGAGGACGTAGACGGAAGTGAGGACTATCGATGCCTCTCGG ATATCGTTGACGATTATCCACCTCCAATCGACATTCCTGATTTCGCCTTTCCTGTGGTGCAAGCTGACATCACAGAATGTTCTACGTACGCTGTGGTTTGTCGTCTGAGGTTATCTCCAGCATACACCATTACAGTCAATGGCGGCACATTCAGTCACCCTGATTATCCAGACGTGACAATCGCAGTTCCTAAAAAATCCGttccaatcaaaacaaagcttccTTTGCAACTGAAG GTACAAGAAGTTCTTCAGGATGAATTCGATGGTCTCGATTTGTGTTCGGGACCGATATTACGTATTTTGGGCTCTCCGAGTGCCGAATTCTTGAGGCCTGTTACAATTCAGTTGCCAATCTCTCATGGACGTGATCCTGAGTATATTGCTGACTCTTCAGATTGTCGAGTCAGGATATTTTTTCTCAGCTCAGATGAAGAAAGCACGAAATGGATTGAAATTACCAGCGACCTTGAAAATCCTCCATGTTTTGATGGCAATTTTGTGAAGTTCCAGGTTCGACGTTTTTCAAA atACACATGTTTCGTTCATTGGAAAGAAGAGATCAGATCAAGTGCTTCTAGGATTATTTCCTACCTGTCAAGTCTCATATGGAATCAGCCGCGAGAGGCAAATTTTTGCGCGTACTTTCAACCAACAGAACGCCTTAATTCTCAAGATATCTTGTTCCTAATCTGCTGTCCCGTCCACCTCAGAGAGATCGTCAAACAAGAGCATGATAAGGAAGGAATAAAGTCTTGCCATGTCAGCTCCAGAAGGAAGATGATCCCGGGACAGGATAAGGCATTTGTGTTTGTGTCCGGTGGAATGCGTGCAGTCAGTTCAAAAGGCACGGAGGGTTTTTATTTGAG GCTTAACGGCGACGCCCGGTTTGATGCCCAGCTGGAAGTTCGTGTGATCAGCGACCAGGAGTATTGTAAAGTGGAGTTTTGCAGCACTGGAGAAACAACGGGAAAGAACTTGTTGTGTAACCTTTTATTAAAGCCGCCTACTCTCACTGTGTATCACCAG